In Desulfobacterales bacterium, the DNA window ATCGTCTTAAACAGGCCGTAGTAGACTTCCACATCGACTTCTTCGGGCTTAATGGCTCCTAGTTGAACGTGGGCGGTTACTCTAAATTCGTTCCCGACACGAAACGGCCCCTCGGACTCCTGTTGCGGTGTTTTGATGCGAATATCCTTCCATAATAGAAGAAACCGTTCGTGAAGTTGAAGTTGTGCCTTGGCCGATTCGCAATCGTTTAGAAATAGATCCCGATAGCGCTTGGCTGCCGGAAGATAGAACCGGGATTCGTATTCGGAAACCATGCGCTGCCCGGAAAACTCGGAAAGCGCCATTTTCATGCTCGCCTTCATCATTGTTAGCCAGCGTTCCGGCGCATCTCCTTCTTTTCGGTCATAAAAACAAGGAATCACATTGTTTTCTAACACATTGTAAAGCGCCTGGCTCTCGACGGCATCCTGGTAAATGTGATCATTATAATCTTCCCCATTTCCGATTCGCCATCCATTTCCAGCGGAATACCCCTCACACCACCACCCATCCAGAATGCTGACGTTCAAAACACCGTTTAAGGCGGCCTTCATGCCGGAGGTGCCGCAGGCTTCCAACGGCCGCCTGGGGGTATTAAGCCAGACATCGGCGCCCTGAACAAGATAGCGGGCAAGTTGCATGTCGTAGTCTTCAAGAAAAATCACGCGATGCCGCAGCCCTTCGTTTCGAACGAACTGAATGAGTTGCTGAATCACCATCTTTCCTTCATTGTCCTTGGGGTGCGCTTTTCCCGCAAAAATAATCTGAATCGGATGAATTTCAGAGTTGAGTAATGCCCGAAGCCGGTCGGGATCCTGCAGAAGCAGGTGGGCTCGTTTATAGGTGGCGAACCTGCGGGCAAAACCGATTGTCAGCACGCCTTGGTCAAGAACCGATTCTGCGCTCTCAATTTCAGCCTTTGAAGCGTTCCGTTTGCTATATTGTCGAGCCATCATTTTTCGACAGGTTCGAATCAGACGGGTGCGACCCACTTCATGGGCGCGCCACAATTCTTCATTATATATTTCATCGATGCGATTGGTGATATCCGGCTGATCGGCTTTCAAACTCCAGTCAGATCCCAGGTATTGCTCAAAAAGATCGGCATTTTCCGGAGATATCCACGTGGCGGCATGAATCCCGTTGGTGACGTGGGAAATCGGCACTTCATCTTCGGGGTGCCCGGGCCAGACATGCGACCACATTTTGCGGGCGACGCTGCCATGCAGCTTGCTGACCCCGTTGCAGTACTGAGACATTCTAAGTCCTAAAATAAACATGGAAAAGGGCGCATCAAGGCCGGAACCGGCATGTTGCCCCATGGCTAAAATTTCGTCCGTGGTTACTTTGAGCTGTTTTGCGAGAGGCGCTATATACGGCCGAACGAGAGAGGGTGGAAACTCGTCATGCCCGGCTGAGACCGGCGTATGCGTGGTGAAGACGGTGGCTCGGGGAATAATTTGAAGCGCGGTTTTAAAGTCCAGATTTTTACGAACCATGGTTTGCGAGAGGCGTTCCAAGTTTGCAAAAGCGGAATGTCCCTCGTTCATGTGGGTGACGATCGGGTCAATGCCCAAGGTGTATAACGCGCGCATACCGCCGATACCCAACACCATTTCCTGAGCCAGCCGCACTCTGAAATCTCCACCATACAGCCGTGCCGTGATATCACGGGCCTCCTGAGTGTTTTCAATGAGGTTGGTATCTAGAAGGAAAAGCGGTACCCTGCCGATTCGGGCAACCCAGACCGCAAAATGGATCGGGCCTTCGGGTCCGGTGATACTGATGCGCAGGGAGTTGCGATTCGAGTCTTTCACGCGTTTTATGGGAAGTTGAAACAAGTCCGAATCCGGGTAGGCTTCCTGTTGCCAGGCATCCGGGCTCAAATATTGCTGAAAATAACCCTGTCGGTAGAGCAATCCCACACCGACCATCGGCAGATTCAGGTCGGACGAGGATTTAAGGTGGTCGCCGGCCAACACACCGAGTCCCCCGGCAAAAAGCGGCAGGCTTTCATGAACACCGAATTCCATCGAAAAATAAGCAATAGCGCCGCGTTGTTCAAAGATATCCGTATGGCGTGTATGGTCGGCGAGCACTTGCTGCTCAAACCGAACCTTGACGCGTTCCTGGTGGGCGAGAAAACTGTTGTCCCGGGATAATTCCTCGAGTCGACGCTGGCTGAGGAAAGTCGAAAAAACGATGGGGTTTTGCTTCGCGTTTTCCCACCCTTTGGGATCAATGCGTCTAAAAAGTTCGATGGCGTCCGGCTGCCAGCACCACCACAGATTTCTAGACAATTTTTCAAGAAAGAGCAACGGCTCCGGAATCATGGGAAAAACCTGAAAGGTTTGCAAATAGCTCATATCCGTATCCTTTGTTGAACAGTATAAAAAGGCGGTGTTACGGGGATAAGACCGTTAATTTATGCCAAACCCGTATCCATTCGCTGTCGCTCCACGCCTGAGCATCGCAGCCTCTTTCGGTATGCGGTGCATCCCCATCAAGAATTTCAGGCAAATGCCCGATGCACCCGTCCATCAAAAGACGGGATGAGCTGCCGAGCCACGCCAATGCGGTGGGAACGGCTTCTTTTCCATAGACCATTGACCAGGCCTCACAAAAGGCCGGAAACGGCCATGTCCAGGCGGTGCCGTTATGATAAGCGGGCTTGCGGCGCGTGTCTTCATCTCCTGTATAATTTCCCATATATGGTCGATGAGGATTGTTAAGCGGTTGACCCATAAGAAGGATAGGCAGCGCCCGTTTCACAGGTCTATCCGCTAAACTTCGAATCGCTCCGGGTACTAGAAGCGTTTCACAGGCGCTGAGTGTCTTGTGACATATCTCTTCATCCGTAACGGCGCCTAAAGTTATGGTCAGTAGTTGATTGGGCCTAAGCGCATCATCCGGCTCAGCAACATCGGCGGAAACACCGGGCGCTGCATGTAAACAATCCGAGAAGAACCCCTCGTTTTTCATGAAAAAAAGTCTTAAAATAGCCGTGCGCGCCTGTTTGGCAATGGCACGCCAACGATTTTTCTTGGTTGCGGGGTCTACACGGGCCAGCAATTCAAGCGCATGATACCAGAGGGCTTGAATTTCAATGGGATACCCTTCGCGAGGGGTGCCAGCGGGATGATTGGTGTCCATCCAGGTAAAATGCGCCGGAGAGAAGATAAGCCCAGTGCCTTTATCCATGCAAATCCCATTGGGTGTTCCGGAAACATAGGCGTTCGCAATGGAGACAAGAACGGTCGCCATCGTTCGATTCCCGCAGCGGGAAGCAAGAAAAGATTTGTTGTTTTCGGCTCGCAGCAGATCCGCCACGGCCACGATAAACCATAACGGCGCATCGGAGGTGTCACGGTTGGCCGCTTGAGCACCTGAAATCATGTTGGGCAAGGTGCCGTTTTCCTCAAATCGGCCGAACTGAATCAGTATATTCTTCGCTTCTTGAAGCTTGCCGATAGAAATCAATCCCCGAGCGAAAATCAACGCATCCCTGCCCCAATCGAGAAACCAGGGATATCCGGCGATAACACTTTTAAGCTTTTCCCGTGTTACGACAAAATCAGATAAGGCGTCTTTCAGTATGGAAGCGCAATCCGCTGGTTTGGCGACGGCATGAATCGTATCGTTGATAATGGGTTCCGGAGAGGCACGCCGGGGAGCGAGCGGCTGTTCCGAGGCAAAAGGGGCTTTGGCAGTGAGCACAATCGCCGTATCTCCGGCCAACTCGCTCTGAAAATATCCCGGACTGAATAAGTCCGAGTCCGGGTCGAAGCCGCGCTCCGCATCCTTTGGCCGGTTTACCATATATTGCCATTCCGGTTCAGGTTTGAATTCTCCTCGTGAGATTTCCATTAAAAGCGGTTTTGCCTGGTCCGGCGTAAAAGAAAAGCCATTGACTCGGGCGTAGACGGCGGCGGGCCATGCGGTTTCAGGCCCCATATAGGCTTTGGTCGTCGCATGAAAGTTGCGATGTTCCAAGTCAGGTCGTAAAATGAGCCGGACGGGCCGGTCATCCGTCAATCGCTGAAAACGTTTGGCGGACGGGTGCCGATAAAAGGTGAGCGTGACCTCATTTGAGCCGGTTGTCATTTGCAGTTCGATGGTCAGTCGAATGTGCTCTCCCTGCCCGGTGGGGACATGAAACCGCCAAACACCACGGCGGTGATCATCCACATAAAAGGAGTGAAAGCAGTTAAAGGTTATTTCCTGAGAAAATCCTTGAAATACCACCCATGCGCGACAGCGGCTGAACAGAACCCACCGGTCCACGGGGTGGTCGGGGGCCGAATTGGCGGCCAGTAAGCCGTCGTAACGGCTTTGAAGCCGGCCCCATAATACCGGCGCGCGGCTCATGCCGCCGATGCCGTTGGTAAGCAGCAGCATTCGTGGGGAAAGCTGTAAATCGGACCGAATAAATGATCGCTGAACAAAGAGGTGTTCCGGGCGTGATAGGATAAGCAGTTGACTTTTAGTATGTACCGCAGGATTCTCGAATACCGTCATCTGTAGCGTACGGGGCAAATGTTCGCCGGAAGTCGCTTGGGGAAGAAACAAGGCAAACCAGCGATGATCCATAGCGGGCAGGCTTTCTTCCCGGGCAAGCGTCCGGTGGTTATCCATAATTTGGGCGCAAAATGGGACGTCGCACAGTACGAGCAAAAAATGCGCCGGCGGCACCATCACGACCCGTCGATTATCCCGTGGCCATTGCCAGGAAACGACCCGGGGCATTCCCCCTTGTGGATAAA includes these proteins:
- the glgP gene encoding alpha-glucan family phosphorylase, with amino-acid sequence MSYLQTFQVFPMIPEPLLFLEKLSRNLWWCWQPDAIELFRRIDPKGWENAKQNPIVFSTFLSQRRLEELSRDNSFLAHQERVKVRFEQQVLADHTRHTDIFEQRGAIAYFSMEFGVHESLPLFAGGLGVLAGDHLKSSSDLNLPMVGVGLLYRQGYFQQYLSPDAWQQEAYPDSDLFQLPIKRVKDSNRNSLRISITGPEGPIHFAVWVARIGRVPLFLLDTNLIENTQEARDITARLYGGDFRVRLAQEMVLGIGGMRALYTLGIDPIVTHMNEGHSAFANLERLSQTMVRKNLDFKTALQIIPRATVFTTHTPVSAGHDEFPPSLVRPYIAPLAKQLKVTTDEILAMGQHAGSGLDAPFSMFILGLRMSQYCNGVSKLHGSVARKMWSHVWPGHPEDEVPISHVTNGIHAATWISPENADLFEQYLGSDWSLKADQPDITNRIDEIYNEELWRAHEVGRTRLIRTCRKMMARQYSKRNASKAEIESAESVLDQGVLTIGFARRFATYKRAHLLLQDPDRLRALLNSEIHPIQIIFAGKAHPKDNEGKMVIQQLIQFVRNEGLRHRVIFLEDYDMQLARYLVQGADVWLNTPRRPLEACGTSGMKAALNGVLNVSILDGWWCEGYSAGNGWRIGNGEDYNDHIYQDAVESQALYNVLENNVIPCFYDRKEGDAPERWLTMMKASMKMALSEFSGQRMVSEYESRFYLPAAKRYRDLFLNDCESAKAQLQLHERFLLLWKDIRIKTPQQESEGPFRVGNEFRVTAHVQLGAIKPEEVDVEVYYGLFKTIDSLALGQIMKMQPEQDLGDGAYRYVCNITFRRSGRFGFTARVRPRADGWIKNTPGFITWAD
- a CDS encoding amylo-alpha-1,6-glucosidase, with translation MTISNSIQQRPSPGQRILLFRGDVLTFRLTPPDGKNGSAWLRTNIGRADITREETIRSVQENLPPLSRDWFDFPMHRRNGDSFEITLPLCEIGHFEAKCFFLCTEQSDPIWPPGPNTEVNVEPADTCCANILYNAFVRQFGPNKAGKVAETDALKNEIQRLDDIGYTVIPPSGTFRDLIGELDFILGTLGCRFIQLLPIHPTPTTYARMGRFGSPYAALSFTGVDPSLAQFDPHATPMEQFTELVDAVHRRHGKLILDIAINHTGWAAELHYTHPEWLDRGPDGRINVPGAWGVQWEDLTKLDYRHSALWQYMADMFLTWCRRGADGFRCDAGYMIPVQTWKYLIAKVRTQYPDTLFFLEGLGGKISVTRELLNFGNFNWAYSELFQNYTREQIESYLPEALQISRDEGLTVHYAETHDNLRLAATSKAYARLRTDMCALFSPNGAFGFANGVEWFATEKLVVHQANSLNWGAGENQVENIARLTALLKHHPAFHDQTELTLVQTGPGNHVAMLRHHRPSGKKLLIIANLDSEQASRATWQSSAMAFKPPLTDLLTGALVAVALDHGSPSCRLEAGQVVCLSPIRSELSALDAIPSGKIAPVPRIIHQRLRAKALEVFCALFGRGDLGDFDPSAAAQRLAEHPESFCQSLYPQGGMPRVVSWQWPRDNRRVVMVPPAHFLLVLCDVPFCAQIMDNHRTLAREESLPAMDHRWFALFLPQATSGEHLPRTLQMTVFENPAVHTKSQLLILSRPEHLFVQRSFIRSDLQLSPRMLLLTNGIGGMSRAPVLWGRLQSRYDGLLAANSAPDHPVDRWVLFSRCRAWVVFQGFSQEITFNCFHSFYVDDHRRGVWRFHVPTGQGEHIRLTIELQMTTGSNEVTLTFYRHPSAKRFQRLTDDRPVRLILRPDLEHRNFHATTKAYMGPETAWPAAVYARVNGFSFTPDQAKPLLMEISRGEFKPEPEWQYMVNRPKDAERGFDPDSDLFSPGYFQSELAGDTAIVLTAKAPFASEQPLAPRRASPEPIINDTIHAVAKPADCASILKDALSDFVVTREKLKSVIAGYPWFLDWGRDALIFARGLISIGKLQEAKNILIQFGRFEENGTLPNMISGAQAANRDTSDAPLWFIVAVADLLRAENNKSFLASRCGNRTMATVLVSIANAYVSGTPNGICMDKGTGLIFSPAHFTWMDTNHPAGTPREGYPIEIQALWYHALELLARVDPATKKNRWRAIAKQARTAILRLFFMKNEGFFSDCLHAAPGVSADVAEPDDALRPNQLLTITLGAVTDEEICHKTLSACETLLVPGAIRSLADRPVKRALPILLMGQPLNNPHRPYMGNYTGDEDTRRKPAYHNGTAWTWPFPAFCEAWSMVYGKEAVPTALAWLGSSSRLLMDGCIGHLPEILDGDAPHTERGCDAQAWSDSEWIRVWHKLTVLSP